The DNA window ACACGCCCTGCTCAACTCGATCCCGGAAGTGGTCACCAGCGGCCTGAACATCGCCGGCGGCATGATCGTGGTGGTCGGTTACGCAATGGTGATTAACATGATGCGTGCCGGCTACCTGATGCCGTTCTTCTATCTCGGTTTCGTGACCGCCGCCTTCACCAACTTCAACCTGGTGGCGCTCGGCGTCATCGGCGTGGTGATGGCCGTGCTGTATATCCAGCTCAGCCCGAAATACAACAAGTCTCAGGTTGTACAGGCCGGCCCGGCTAACGCGAACGATCTCGATAACGAACTCGACTAGGAATAGGTGAGAGAAATGGTTGATACGACTGCTCAAAAGAAACTCACGCCGGCCGATATTCGCGGCGTATTCCTGCGCTCGAACCTGTTCCAGGGTTCATGGAACTTCGAACGCATGCAGGCGCTGGGTTTTTGCTTCTCGATGGTGCCGGTGATCCGCCGCCTGTATCCGGAAAACAATGACGATCGCAAACAGGCGATCAAGCGCCACCTTGAGTTCTTCAACACCCACCCTTACGTGGCGGCGCCGGTGCTCGGCGTAACCATGGCGATGGAAGAGCAACGCGCCAACGGCGCGCCGATTGACGACGCCGCAATCAACGGCATCAAGGTCGGTTTGATGGGGCCGTTGGCAGGCGTCGGTGACCCGATCTTCTGGGGCACCGTGCGGCCGGTGTTCGCCGCGCTCGGCGCCGGCATCGCCATGAGCGGCAGCCTGCTCGGGCCGATCCTGTTCTTCGTGCTGTTCAACCTGGTGCGCCTGCTGACCCGCTACTACGGCGTGGCCTACGGTTACCGTAAAGGGGTGGATATCGTCAACGACATGGGCGGTGGTTTCCTGCAGAAACTGACGGAAGGGGCGTCCATTCTCGGCCTGTTTGTCATGGGGGCGCTGGTCAACAAGTGGACGCACGTGAATATCCCGCTGGTGGTGTCCAAGATAACCGACCAGACCGGGCATACCAACGTCACCACGGTGCAGACCATCCTCGACCAGTTGATGCCGGGCCTGGTGCCACTGCTGCTGACCTTCGCCTGTATGTGGCTGCTGCGCAAGAAAGTCAACGCGCTGTGGATCATCATCGGCTTCTTCGTCATCGGCATCTTTGGCTATTGGATTGGCCTGCTGGGCCTGTAATCGTTAGAAACGGCCGGGGGGCGACCCCCGGCTTTTTTATGTGTGGAGCAAGAGATGTCACTGACCGACGCCGTACTGATGCTGTTTATCGCCCTGCTGTTGCTGTACTCGCTGTATGACGAATTCGGCATGGATCTGCTGAAAGGCAAAACGCGGCTTAAAGTGCCGCTCAAACGCCGCAACCGCCTCGACAGCCTGATTTTCGTCGGCCTGATCGCCATTCTGATTTACCGCAATGTCACCGACAATGGTGCGGTACTCACCACCTATCTGCTTATTTCTTTAGCGCTGCTTGCGATCTATATCTTTTATATTCGCTCCCCCAAGATGCTGTTTAAAGCGCACGGTTTTTTCTTCGCCAATGTGTTTGTCGAATATAACCGCATTAAAGCCATGAATTTATCGGAGGATGGCATTCTGGCCGTCGATCTGGAACAGCGCCGGTTGTTGGTTCAAGTGACGCACCTGGACGACCTGGAGAAGATTTATCATTTTTTTGTTGATAATCAATAAATAAAGAAACAGTCATTTTTCCATTGCTCAAACCCTGCGCTGCTTATGGATAATTAATCGGCAGCGTAATTCCCTTCTGACTATTATTTCCGCAACATTGTTACCCCTGGCTACATTATATTCCCAGATGAAATTAGATTAATGAAAACGAGTCTCAATTAAGAACAAACATTGCCACAGAATAAGGTTGTCGGTGGCGGAAATAATATGGTATGGTTGCGCCGTCATTGGGGAGTAGCCGGTTTCTGGAGAATAAAACGCCAGAAACGCCCGTATCAACATACTCGTTTCGCCGTAAGAAACGTGGTGCGGGCAGCCAGGTAAGGTTGGCGAGACCATAGACACGTAACTCCGTCGTTTGGTTGGGGGTGGGTTACGTGTATATGGAGCCACCCGGCCGAGGCTATTTCACATGAACCTTTCAGCAACACTTATTCTCGCTTTCGGCATGTCCATGGATGCTTTCGCCGCTTCGATCGGTAAAGGCGCCAGTCTGCATCAGCCCCGTTTCCGCGAAGCGATCCGCACCGGCCTGATCTTCGGCGTGGTCGAAGCGATCACCCCGCTCATCGGTTGGGCCATCGGCCTGTTCGCCAGTCAATACATCATGGAATGGGACCACTGGGTCGCCTTCTCGCTGCTGTTCATTCTCGGCATGCGCATGATCGTCGAAGGGGTGCGCAACAGGCCCGATGAAGAAGAGAAGGTCAAACGTCATGGCTTCTGGTTGCTGGTCGCCACCGCCATCGCCACCAGCCTCGACGCCATGGCAATCGGCGTCGGTCTGGCCTTCCTGCAGGTGAATATCGTGCACACCGCGATGGCCATCGGCTGCGCCACCATGATCATGGCGACGCTGGGCATGATGATCGGCCGCTTTATCGGCCCGCTGCTGGGCAAACGCGCCGAGATCCTCGGCGGCGTGGTGCTGATCGGCATCGGCGTCAACATCCTGCTGGAACACCTCGGTTATCTGGCCTGAGGCGATTGCTCTGCAAAAAAAACCTGCCGCGGCAGGTTTTTTTGTTTCTGAGCCCGGCGCTTTTAAGCCCGACGCCGATACAGCGCCAGGACGAAATCCGTCTCGCACACAAACTCCCCGCCGTCGGCCAACCGCTGCTGCACCTCCGGCGTGGCGCGCCAGGCGAACGGCGTCATCTGCAGCAGATTGGCGGCCTGCGTCCCCGGCAGGGTCATCGTATAGGCCAGCGTCTCTTTGCGCTCGCAGTCGAAACCGGCGAACTGTTCGTCCTGTTCGGCATGCAGCTGCACCTGTTGGTACACCTGCTCTTTCAGCTGGTACAGATGGCGTGGCCCCGGCGAAACCGTCACCACTACGCCGCCCGGTTTTACCACCCGCGCCAGCTCCTCCGCCTTGCAAGGCGCATAAATGCGCAGAACCGCATCCAGCGCCCCGTCGGCGAACGGCAAACGGTGGCTGGAGGCGACGCAGAACGAGACCGCCGGATAACGTTTGGCAGCATAGCGGATCGCCACCTTGGCGACGTCCAGCCCATAGACCGTCATATTGCGCTTCTGTGCCAGCCGTGCGGCCACGGCGGCGGTGTAGTACCCTTCCCCACAGCCTATGTCCAATAACGCGCCTGCATCGGCCGCCAGCGCCAAATCCAGCCACTCGGCGACCTGCTCTTGCAGCGGCTGATAAAATCCGCCGTCGAGAAATGCGCGCCGCGCCTGCATCATTTCCGCGCTGTCCCCCGGCTGCTTCGATCGCTTGTGCTGCACCGGCAGCAGATTGACGTAGCCTTCTTTCGCTTGATCGAACTGATGATTGCCGTCGCAACGCCATTGTTGTGAGGAAAAATGCAGCGGCTGATGACACAGGGGACATTGATAAGACATGAATGGGCTTCCAGAAAGACAGGGCGCGGCTAGTCTAAAGAAGGCGCCGGCCCGATGCAAGGCGCATCCCCGCTCGCTTTCACCGCCAACAACACCTGGCCAAGCGGGGAAAAAGCTGGCTACACTGAGAGTCTGTTTTATCACGCAGGTGAAAATAACTTATGAGCGATCGTTCCGCGCTGCTCGATGCGGTGCCCCACATTCAGCACGGCTTCGGCAGCAAACTCGCGCTGCTGCCAGGGCATCTGCTGCCCTACAGCGCTACGCTGCCGGAAAAGAAGCAGGTGCACGGCACCCGCATCGTCGACGTGTTGCAACCGGCGCAGGCGTGCGGTGAGGCCGACGGTTTCTACACCCGCCAACCCGGCATTCTGCTCAGCGTGCTGACGGCGGACTGCCTGCCGGTGCTGTTCAGCCGCCGTGATGGCGGCGCCATCGCGGCGGTACACGCCGGTTGGCGCGGGTTGCTGGACGGCATTCTGGAACAGATGGCGGCGCGCATTCGCCAGGACGGCGACACCGCCGATTGGGTGGTTTCTATCGGCCCCGCCGCCGGCCCGTGCTGCTACGAAGTCGATGAAGCGCTGGTTGAAAATTTTAAACAGCGCCTGCCGCTGCCCGCTGCGCTGATCAGCCCGCATTATCGGCATCTGGATCTGGCCGCGATTGCCGAATACAAGCTGGCGGCGCTGGGCTTCGCCGCCGTTGACCGCGCCGGCAGCTGCACCATCTGCACGCCGGACGTCGACCCACAGCGGCCGCAGCGCTACAAATACACCAGCTATCGCCGCAACAGCCACCGGCGCGCGCAGGATCCGACGCATCCGGGGATCAAAGGCCGTAACCAGTATGCCGCCATCATCATCGCCGCCGGATGACGGAAACGAAAAAGCCCGCTCGAAGGCGGGCTTTTTGTACAGCTGACGCTGATTAGATAGCAGTAACGTTTACTGCAGATGGACCTTTCTGGCCATCTTGGATTTCGAACTCAACGTTCTGGCCTTCAGCCAGGGTTTTGAAGCCGTTACCCTGGATTGCAGAGAAGTGTACGAACACGTCTTTGCTGCCGTCAGCCGGGGTGATGAAACCGAAACCTTTAGACTCGTTGAACCACTTAACTTGACCTTTGATCTTTGCCATCTTGAGTATTTCCTTTGGATTGTTTAAACCGCCCGAGGGCGTTACATAGACAAACTAGAGTCGTTACTGCTTGAGGCACTAAGATAAGGATCGGCAGAGAAGCGGTATTCAACGCTAACGTCTTTACTCAGAACTTCTTTACTGAAAATGCCACACATATACAGAACTGTACCTCGTTTTACCCAGATGCGTTATCACATACTCTGTATGCGATGGCAAGCCATTTTTAATCACTGAACGACATGTCGCACATATTTGAAACGGTCGAGAGCCACATTTGCCTAAATAGGCCAAAAGATGTTGAAGCATCGGCTATTTTCTGCTTGCCGAAAACATCGCGCCAAGCCCCGCATTCTGGTGATGTTTTAACAAAACTTTCATCGTTTTGACGCATGTCTATCCGCTCTTTTTCACCTTTTCTGCGCTTATAGCGTTAAAAAATTTGAATCTTTATGGAATTTGATATGCAACATTTGAATATCGATGAACGGGGAGCCATTTACGCCATGCTCCTCCGACCATTTACCGCACGAGAACGCACTCATCGCCGGTCTTCAGCCCTGCTGCCAAACGGCGCAAACGGCAGCGCCACGCGGGCAAGAGGCAGCGCCACGCCCTGCGCAACGGATGCATAAGCATGCAAAGCCATGGCGCGTCTCCGCCGGCCTGCGGCTTCTGGATAAATAATCCGAAGGCTGTTAGCCTCAATAGCCGGAATAATCTTATGCATGGTGAAAGTTCAACGTTGAATTAAATCCTGAAACAGAGTGGTTATTTGAATCACCGCCCGCGCTTATCAATTCTGCTAATTACTGTCACGCTTTCAAACCGTTGACATTATTCCTCCGGCGGGCGGATAGGCGATGCTTGCTGCAAGTTCTGCAACGCAATGCGCTCGCCAATCTTCAGCGGATGGAATTGATGTTGTTCCAACCCCGCTTCGCTCAACGCCAGATTCAACTGATGGGGCGGCTCATCCAGCGATTCATCCGCCAATTCGAACACCCCCCAATGGATGGGAATGGCGCGTGGTTGATTCAGCTGTCGATACAGCGTCACCGACTGCTGCGGATCCATATGCTGTTCCTGCATGAACCACCGCGGCGCATAGGCCCCTATCGGCAACGCCGCCACGTCGAACGGCCCCAGCCGGTGTCCGATCTCCGCCAGCCGCTCCGAATAGCCGCTGTCGCCGGAAAAGTAGAAGCGCAGCGCCGGATGGTGGATCACCCAGCCGCACCACAGAGAACGGTTGCGATCCCACAGCGTGCGCATGCTCCAGTGCCGCGCCGGCGTAGCGTAGACCGTCAGCTCGCCCAACGACAGACTCTGCCACCAGTCCAGCTCATGCACGTTCAGCCGATAGCGGCGAAACCAGCGTTTCAATCCGAGCGGCACGATGAACTCGGCCCGAGGAAAACGCCGCGCCAGTTGCCGCACCGTGCGTCTGTCGAGATGGTCATAATGGTTATGAGAGATCAGCACCGCGTCCACCGCCGGCAGTTGCCCCACCGCCAGCGGCGGCGGCGTTCTGCGTTTCGGGCCGTAAAAGCTCAGCGGCGACGCGCGTTCGGACAACACCGGATCGATCAGGACATAGCGCCCCCCCAACCGCAGCAGCATTGAGGCATGCCCCAACCACCAGACGCTGTCGTCGCTGCCGCTGAGATCGGCAGGTTGCCACCAGCGCTCGGTAAACTGCGCGTAACCGTGCTGCGGCGGCTTGGGCAATCCCTGCCGCTTGCGTTCATCCTGCCAACGCTGAAGGTCGCCCTCCTGGCGCTGCGAAGGCTCCGGGTTGCGAAATCCCTCCGGCGTGTGATGCGCCTTGGCCGCGTCGTAATAACGGTTGATTCTTTTCATTCAGCCTCTTCTCCCGACCGCTGCGCCCCGCACGGGCATGACCTTCAGTGTAACAAACCCGATGAAGCTCGCACTTCGTCAGCCGTGCGCTGCATCGCGGGAGCTTTTGCCGTATGCTGTTGTCTCACTTCGGTGAGCAGCCAGGGCCGCCAAGAGCCCGTTAAGACTCTCTTAAGATCTTTGTGATTGACTTGTAGGGCATACAGAAAAGGAGAAGTTATGAGCCGTTCTACATCCCGTAAATCAGGCGCAGGCCTGGGACGCCGTATTCGCAGCGCGCTGCTGGCGCAGAAGCAATACTGGAAAATGTATTTCGCCATGAAGCTGCGCCGCCTGCGCGTACCTGCACCGCTGGTGGTGCTGGGCGGTTCGCTGCTCGGGTTCTTCATGTTGACCCTGCTGATGCTCAGCGTGGTGGCCATCGACGTGATCAGCACTCTGCTGCTGTTGTGTCGGAAACTGCTGGGGCGGGATCGCAGTGAGGGGCGCGCCTTTATGCCGCGCGGCTGACGAAAAGAGAGCGGAGGCGCCAATACGCCTCCGCACGCAGATTAACGCTTGGCGCCTTTGCGGCGCGTCAGCATAAACCCGCCCCACAGCACCGCAACCCACACCGGCATCAGCAACACCGAAATGCGGATCCCTTCGCTGAAATACATTATCACCAGAATCAGGCCGAGGAACGCCAGGCACAGGTAGTTGCCGAACGGATACCACAGCGCTTTAAAGCTCGGAATAACGCCCTGCCGGTTCTTCGCCGCGCGGAATTTCAGGTGTGCCAGGCAGATCATGACCCAGTTGATCACCAGCGTGGACACCACCAACGCCATCAGCAGCTCAAACGCCTTGCCGGGCATCAGGTAGTTGATCAGCACGCCGACCGAGGTAATCAGCGCCGACAGCGCGATGGACAGCACCGGCACCCCACGTTTGTTGACGCGCGTCAGCGCCTTCGGCGCATTGCCCTGGCTAGCCAGCCCGAACAGCATGCGGCTGTTGGCATAAACGCCGCTGTTGTAGACCGACAGCGCGGCGGTCAGCACCACCACGTTGAGCACGGTCGCCACCAGATTGCTGTTCAGCGCATGGAAGATCAGCACGAACGGGCTGCCGCCCTCCACCACTTGTCCCCACGGATAGAGCGAAAGCAGCACGGTCAGCGAGCCGATATAGAAGATCAAAATGCGGTACACCACCTGATTGGTGGCTTTGGGAATGCTGCGACGCGGGTCCGCGGCTTCCGCTGCGGTAATGCCGACCATTTCCAACCCGCCGAACGAGAACATGATCACCGCCATCGCCATCACCAGCCCGGAGAAGCCGTGCGGCATAAAGCCGCCCTGCTGCCACAGGTTGGTGATGCTGGCCTGCGGTCCGCCGTTGCCGCTGACCAGCAGCCAGGCACCGAACACGATCATGCCGACAATCGCCACCACTTTGATGATCGCAAACCAAAACTCGGTTTCGCCGTACAGGCGCACGTTCACCAGGTTGATCAGGTTGATCAGCACGAAGAACAGCGCGGCCGAGGCCCAGGTGGGGATCTCCGGCCACCAGTACTGAATGTAGATGCCGACGGCGGTCAACTCCGCCATGCCGACCAGAATGAACATCGCCCAATAGTTCCAGCCGGAAAGGAAGCCGGCGAAATCGCCCCAATATTTATAGGCAAAGTGGCTGAAAGATCCGGCGACCGGCTCCTCCACCACCATTTCGCCCAGTTGGCGCATGATCAAAAACGCGATAAAACCGCCGATGGCGTAGCCCAACAGCACGGCGGGGCCGGCCATTTTAATGGTTTGCGCAATGCCGAGAAATAAACCGGTTCCGATGGCGCCCCCGAGGGCAATAAGCTGTATATGTCTGTTTTTTAAGCCGCGTTTTAGCGGGGTATCCTGATGCTGACCGCCCATCTTATCCTCATATGGCGTACACCCTTGCCGTTATCGGCCAAGATTTCACCAATCAATAAATGTATCTGCGGGCGGCTTTTTAACACTTAACCCCGTGAGCATCAAGGAGTAGCGCCCCGAGACGGTAGGCCGGAGCGCGATTTTTTAACCGAGGGAGAGCGAGTAATGACGGCGTTCAGCCAGGCATACCGCACAGTTTGGTCAGGTTGCGCGCGCCGATCATCAGCGTCGCGACATAAGATTGACTACGCGTAACCACTTCCACCGCCACGCGATCGTTTTGATATTTTATCAGGTAGGTCGAAGGCCACCCCTGACGACGCTGGCCGAAGCTTTCGGCATGACGATCGATCGCCGCGTGGGCAATCACCAGATGAGACAAGTTTTTATCACCTTTGATAATGCGCTTCATAAACAGCCTCCGCCAACGACAGCTCTGTTATTAGAAAAAGGAGAAACTCTTACCAATCACCGGTATTTTTATCGAATCAGTTAGCCTGTTGGCTCATCAGGAAACAGATCATCGCCGCGCGCAGCGGGCTGGCGCAGTCCGCCTGCCATTCACCGCCCTGGGTGCTCATGCGCGCTTGCCACTGCGGGCTGTCGTTTTGCTGGTCGGGGTTCAGACTGATTTTGTTGGCGCAAATGATCGGCCAGGCATCGGAGGGATTCTTGCAGTAATCTTTACCTTTCACACCACCGTAAGGATACCACTTGTCCGGGTTCTCTCCGGTCAGCAGCGCGATGCTGCGGTTCACTTCGGCATCGCTTTCTTCGTACCATTTAATCATCGGCTTTATCCATCTTTTGTAAGGTTCGCGCTACATTACGATGTCTATACGACAGTTTTATGACAGCGTCGCCGGTTTTCACATTATCTATACTAATGTTTTATCCCCTTTATCTTTCCTCATCGCCTGCGTACACTTTTTGCCTGTTTACCGCCCAGGAAACGCCTACATGTTGACCGGCCTCAACCATCTGACGCTCGCCGTCCACGATCTCGATCGCAGCGTCGATTTTTATCATCATCTGTTGGGATTTATCCCGCACGCCCGTTGGCAAGGCGGCGCCTATCTTTCGTTGGGGGCCTTGTGGCTGTGCCTGTCGGTGGATGAATCGCGCACGCCACAAAACGCGCGCGATTATACCCACTACGCCTTCAGCGTAGCGCCGGAGCACATGGAGCAGGTCAGCGAGCGATTGCGCCAGAGCGGCGTAGAAGAGTGGAAAAGCAATCGCAGCGAAGGCGAATCGCTCTATTTTCTCGATCCCGATGGGCATCAGTTGGAGATTCATGCCGGCGATCTGGCCAGCCGCCTGGCGGCGTGCCGGGAAATCCCCTATCAAGGTATGGTGTTTTACTGAGGCGCTCCGGCGGCGCGGCCGCCAGCCGGAGCACATGTTCAGCGTTCGGGGATAAAACCTTTGAAGTTCAGCGCGGGGCTGAGTTCGTCGTCATCCGCGTCAGCATCGGCGCCGCGGGCGCTGTGCGCCAGACGCTTCAACAGCGCCGTTTGCTGGCGTTGCTGCTCGGCAATTTCCTGCAGCAGGCGAACCTGCTCGTTGGCGCGCACGCTGGCGCGGTTCACCAGGAACCAGACCCACAGCCCCACCAGCAACGCCACGGCGGCGAGGGCCAGCGACAGCAGGCCGTTCTGGCCAAAACCTAAATCGTACATGGACAACCCTATCTACTGCGACATTCAGGCCGCCATCTTAACACTCGCAGCGGTCGTGCGAACATCCCCGCCAAAAAAGCTTACCAGGGCACGAAGCGCGTCACCGAACAGATGCCCAGCGCGAAATTTCCGCCATCGTCGCAATAACTGTCCAGCGCCAACAGGTAGAAAAACAGGCAGGCAGCGACGGCCGTCATTATCACGAGGATTTTTTTTCGCAACAAATTTAGCAGCCTCATTGTTATCTGGGTAATCTATTGCGCATGTTATCACAGCGAAGTTAAACGAAGTTTAACTTGTCGTTTAGATTTCTGGCTACCGCCCATTTTTCAGACTGTTACCCTTGCCCTCACGCCGCCGCCGTGGCTAGATGCACACTCAGGGATAACGAGGAAGCGCAATGAGCAAATTGATTAAGTGGGTTCTGGTGTTGGCGGTCATTTACGGCGGTTTTTTGATCTCGGGCTACGGCGTGCTGATCGGCAGCAACAAGAACGTCGGCGGGTTGGGTTTGCAGTGCAAATATCTGACGGCGCGCAACGTGGCGATCGCCCAGTATGTCAATGGCGACAACGGTTTCATCGGCGTAGCCGATTGCCCGCTGTTCAAGAAAATCGAAACGGTGGTGGATTAACCGCCACCGCCAGATGCCGCCGCGCTGCGGCGGCCCCGCCTCAGTTGCGGGTAAACTTCATTTCGATCAGCGCAATCGCCTTGTCAATCGCTCGGCGAGTCACCGGATCGGCGCCGGCAGGGTGGGTGGAGAAATCGATGCTTTTGAGCTGGCCCGCCATCTTGTCGCGCACTTCGGTCGGCGCAATCACGTCGATAACGTCCAGAATCTGTTTGATGACCAGTTGGCAAGCGACCAGATCGGAAGCCAGTTCCTGCTCGTTGCTCAG is part of the Serratia surfactantfaciens genome and encodes:
- a CDS encoding PTS mannose transporter subunit IID is translated as MVDTTAQKKLTPADIRGVFLRSNLFQGSWNFERMQALGFCFSMVPVIRRLYPENNDDRKQAIKRHLEFFNTHPYVAAPVLGVTMAMEEQRANGAPIDDAAINGIKVGLMGPLAGVGDPIFWGTVRPVFAALGAGIAMSGSLLGPILFFVLFNLVRLLTRYYGVAYGYRKGVDIVNDMGGGFLQKLTEGASILGLFVMGALVNKWTHVNIPLVVSKITDQTGHTNVTTVQTILDQLMPGLVPLLLTFACMWLLRKKVNALWIIIGFFVIGIFGYWIGLLGL
- a CDS encoding DUF986 family protein produces the protein MSLTDAVLMLFIALLLLYSLYDEFGMDLLKGKTRLKVPLKRRNRLDSLIFVGLIAILIYRNVTDNGAVLTTYLLISLALLAIYIFYIRSPKMLFKAHGFFFANVFVEYNRIKAMNLSEDGILAVDLEQRRLLVQVTHLDDLEKIYHFFVDNQ
- the mntP gene encoding manganese efflux pump MntP, encoding MNLSATLILAFGMSMDAFAASIGKGASLHQPRFREAIRTGLIFGVVEAITPLIGWAIGLFASQYIMEWDHWVAFSLLFILGMRMIVEGVRNRPDEEEKVKRHGFWLLVATAIATSLDAMAIGVGLAFLQVNIVHTAMAIGCATMIMATLGMMIGRFIGPLLGKRAEILGGVVLIGIGVNILLEHLGYLA
- the rlmA gene encoding 23S rRNA (guanine(745)-N(1))-methyltransferase yields the protein MSYQCPLCHQPLHFSSQQWRCDGNHQFDQAKEGYVNLLPVQHKRSKQPGDSAEMMQARRAFLDGGFYQPLQEQVAEWLDLALAADAGALLDIGCGEGYYTAAVAARLAQKRNMTVYGLDVAKVAIRYAAKRYPAVSFCVASSHRLPFADGALDAVLRIYAPCKAEELARVVKPGGVVVTVSPGPRHLYQLKEQVYQQVQLHAEQDEQFAGFDCERKETLAYTMTLPGTQAANLLQMTPFAWRATPEVQQRLADGGEFVCETDFVLALYRRRA
- the pgeF gene encoding peptidoglycan editing factor PgeF, which codes for MSDRSALLDAVPHIQHGFGSKLALLPGHLLPYSATLPEKKQVHGTRIVDVLQPAQACGEADGFYTRQPGILLSVLTADCLPVLFSRRDGGAIAAVHAGWRGLLDGILEQMAARIRQDGDTADWVVSIGPAAGPCCYEVDEALVENFKQRLPLPAALISPHYRHLDLAAIAEYKLAALGFAAVDRAGSCTICTPDVDPQRPQRYKYTSYRRNSHRRAQDPTHPGIKGRNQYAAIIIAAG
- the cspE gene encoding transcription antiterminator/RNA stability regulator CspE; its protein translation is MAKIKGQVKWFNESKGFGFITPADGSKDVFVHFSAIQGNGFKTLAEGQNVEFEIQDGQKGPSAVNVTAI
- a CDS encoding DUF2627 domain-containing protein produces the protein MCGIFSKEVLSKDVSVEYRFSADPYLSASSSNDSSLSM
- a CDS encoding MBL fold metallo-hydrolase encodes the protein MKRINRYYDAAKAHHTPEGFRNPEPSQRQEGDLQRWQDERKRQGLPKPPQHGYAQFTERWWQPADLSGSDDSVWWLGHASMLLRLGGRYVLIDPVLSERASPLSFYGPKRRTPPPLAVGQLPAVDAVLISHNHYDHLDRRTVRQLARRFPRAEFIVPLGLKRWFRRYRLNVHELDWWQSLSLGELTVYATPARHWSMRTLWDRNRSLWCGWVIHHPALRFYFSGDSGYSERLAEIGHRLGPFDVAALPIGAYAPRWFMQEQHMDPQQSVTLYRQLNQPRAIPIHWGVFELADESLDEPPHQLNLALSEAGLEQHQFHPLKIGERIALQNLQQASPIRPPEE
- a CDS encoding amino acid permease: MGGQHQDTPLKRGLKNRHIQLIALGGAIGTGLFLGIAQTIKMAGPAVLLGYAIGGFIAFLIMRQLGEMVVEEPVAGSFSHFAYKYWGDFAGFLSGWNYWAMFILVGMAELTAVGIYIQYWWPEIPTWASAALFFVLINLINLVNVRLYGETEFWFAIIKVVAIVGMIVFGAWLLVSGNGGPQASITNLWQQGGFMPHGFSGLVMAMAVIMFSFGGLEMVGITAAEAADPRRSIPKATNQVVYRILIFYIGSLTVLLSLYPWGQVVEGGSPFVLIFHALNSNLVATVLNVVVLTAALSVYNSGVYANSRMLFGLASQGNAPKALTRVNKRGVPVLSIALSALITSVGVLINYLMPGKAFELLMALVVSTLVINWVMICLAHLKFRAAKNRQGVIPSFKALWYPFGNYLCLAFLGLILVIMYFSEGIRISVLLMPVWVAVLWGGFMLTRRKGAKR
- a CDS encoding DUF4060 family protein, which translates into the protein MKRIIKGDKNLSHLVIAHAAIDRHAESFGQRRQGWPSTYLIKYQNDRVAVEVVTRSQSYVATLMIGARNLTKLCGMPG
- a CDS encoding phage protein NinX family protein; this encodes MIKWYEESDAEVNRSIALLTGENPDKWYPYGGVKGKDYCKNPSDAWPIICANKISLNPDQQNDSPQWQARMSTQGGEWQADCASPLRAAMICFLMSQQAN
- the fos gene encoding fosfomycin resistance glutathione transferase, coding for MLTGLNHLTLAVHDLDRSVDFYHHLLGFIPHARWQGGAYLSLGALWLCLSVDESRTPQNARDYTHYAFSVAPEHMEQVSERLRQSGVEEWKSNRSEGESLYFLDPDGHQLEIHAGDLASRLAACREIPYQGMVFY
- a CDS encoding YebO family protein; translated protein: MYDLGFGQNGLLSLALAAVALLVGLWVWFLVNRASVRANEQVRLLQEIAEQQRQQTALLKRLAHSARGADADADDDELSPALNFKGFIPER
- a CDS encoding PhoP/PhoQ regulator MgrB — translated: MRLLNLLRKKILVIMTAVAACLFFYLLALDSYCDDGGNFALGICSVTRFVPW
- a CDS encoding YobH family protein gives rise to the protein MSKLIKWVLVLAVIYGGFLISGYGVLIGSNKNVGGLGLQCKYLTARNVAIAQYVNGDNGFIGVADCPLFKKIETVVD
- a CDS encoding DUF2766 family protein, which codes for MSDMLSNEQELASDLVACQLVIKQILDVIDVIAPTEVRDKMAGQLKSIDFSTHPAGADPVTRRAIDKAIALIEMKFTRN